In Rhinopithecus roxellana isolate Shanxi Qingling chromosome 4, ASM756505v1, whole genome shotgun sequence, a single genomic region encodes these proteins:
- the ASCC3 gene encoding activating signal cointegrator 1 complex subunit 3 isoform X4 has translation MALPRLTGALRSFSNVTKQDNYNEEVADLKIKRSKLHEQVLDLGLTWKKIIKFLNEKLEKSKMQSINEDLKDILHAAKQIEMNCSFQKRRLDGKEEDEKMSRASDRFRGLR, from the exons ATGGCTTTACCTCGTCTCACAGGAGCCTTGCGTTCCTTTTCAAATGTCACCAAGCAGGATAATTATAATGAAGAAGTGGCTGACTTAAAG ATAAAACGATCTAAACTTCATGAACAAGTTTTAGATTTGGGCCTGACATGgaagaagataataaaatttttgaatgAAAAACTGGAGAAGAGTAAAATGCAAAGTATAAATGAAGACTTAAAAGATATATTACATGCTGCAAAACAGATag AAATGAATTGTTCATTCCAGAAGAGGAGGCTGGATGGAAAAGAGGAGGATGAGAAGATGAGCAGAGCTTCTGACAGATTCAGAGGACTAAGATGa